The following proteins come from a genomic window of Gordonia westfalica:
- a CDS encoding sensor histidine kinase: protein MGTTAGAVIYIVATGSFNSALSLPPLIALCAIAGRYPMRRAMVVTVSAAGSILAASFIWGDNWLPVERIAAVGWLLLGTCIGALGRARSGYVEAMEARAEAAESQREAEATQAVLAERMRVARDIHDAVAHHLTAINLQIGTAQRLVHTRPEVAEQMLAQMHDIAGAALSEVKATVGMLRRDSLTVPEPGAGMSSMPGMVEVYRNAGASIVVTVAGEQRSLPGDVDQVAYRVIQESLTNAVRHAPGMPVAVRCHYDDGAVAIVVENRVRSGERVIDDGAGADEQRLHGLGMIGMRERVVAVGGTLDVRWVDDLFVVDAVLPTGGESDDCELTARGDVDDHPDRAGRRPGAVPQHPAVTR from the coding sequence GTGGGCACGACTGCGGGAGCGGTGATCTACATCGTCGCGACCGGTTCGTTCAACTCCGCGCTGAGCCTGCCCCCGCTGATCGCGCTGTGCGCCATCGCCGGCCGGTACCCGATGCGCCGGGCGATGGTCGTGACGGTGTCGGCGGCCGGGTCGATCCTGGCGGCGTCGTTCATCTGGGGAGACAACTGGCTACCCGTCGAGCGGATCGCCGCCGTCGGCTGGCTCTTGCTCGGCACGTGCATCGGGGCACTCGGCCGGGCGCGCAGCGGGTACGTGGAGGCGATGGAGGCACGCGCCGAGGCGGCCGAATCGCAGCGGGAGGCGGAGGCCACCCAGGCGGTGCTCGCAGAGCGGATGCGCGTCGCCCGCGACATCCACGACGCGGTGGCGCACCATCTCACCGCCATCAATCTGCAGATCGGGACCGCGCAGCGACTGGTGCACACGCGTCCGGAGGTGGCCGAACAGATGCTGGCGCAGATGCACGACATCGCCGGTGCCGCGCTGAGCGAGGTGAAGGCGACGGTGGGGATGCTCCGCCGCGACTCCCTGACGGTGCCCGAACCCGGCGCCGGGATGTCGAGCATGCCGGGCATGGTCGAGGTGTACCGCAATGCCGGCGCGTCCATCGTCGTGACGGTTGCCGGTGAGCAGCGGTCGCTGCCCGGCGACGTGGATCAGGTTGCCTACCGGGTCATCCAGGAGTCGCTCACCAACGCGGTCCGGCATGCGCCGGGGATGCCGGTCGCGGTGCGATGCCACTACGACGACGGTGCCGTCGCGATCGTCGTCGAGAACCGGGTGCGGTCCGGTGAACGCGTGATCGACGACGGGGCCGGAGCGGATGAACAGCGCCTCCACGGACTCGGGATGATCGGCATGCGCGAGCGGGTCGTCGCGGTGGGCGGGACTCTCGATGTCCGCTGGGTCGACGACCTGTTCGTCGTCGACGCCGTCCTGCCGACCGGTGGCGAATCGGATGACTGCGAGCTCACCGCGAGAGGAGATGTCGATGACCATCCGGATCGTGCTGGCCGACGACCAGGGGCTGTTCCGCAGCACCCTGCGGTTACTCGTTGA
- a CDS encoding response regulator yields the protein MTIRIVLADDQGLFRSTLRLLVDTEPDLEVVAEATNGGEAVRAARRFHPDVVVADLQMPGIDGIAATRSITSDPLLRGTRVMVLTTFEYDDNVAAALRAGASGFIGKDASPQELLDAIRAVAQGDTLMSPAATQMLVSHFLSRPSAGPGVESAVVGTLTPREREVVVLVAEGFGNAEIADRLQISVLTAKTHVNRAMTKFGARDRSQLVVAAYECGLVVPGRRPVP from the coding sequence ATGACCATCCGGATCGTGCTGGCCGACGACCAGGGGCTGTTCCGCAGCACCCTGCGGTTACTCGTTGACACCGAACCCGACCTCGAGGTGGTCGCCGAGGCGACCAACGGCGGCGAGGCCGTTCGTGCGGCCCGCCGGTTCCATCCCGACGTCGTGGTCGCCGATCTCCAGATGCCCGGGATCGACGGCATCGCCGCCACCCGCTCCATCACGTCCGACCCGCTGCTGCGCGGGACCCGGGTCATGGTGCTGACGACCTTCGAGTACGACGACAACGTCGCCGCCGCGTTACGCGCGGGCGCAAGCGGTTTCATCGGCAAGGACGCCTCCCCGCAGGAACTGCTGGACGCGATACGCGCAGTGGCGCAGGGGGATACGTTGATGTCCCCGGCAGCCACCCAGATGCTGGTGAGTCACTTCCTGTCCCGACCGTCGGCCGGTCCGGGCGTGGAGTCGGCGGTCGTCGGGACGCTGACCCCGCGGGAACGCGAGGTCGTGGTGCTGGTGGCCGAGGGATTCGGCAACGCCGAGATCGCCGACCGCCTGCAGATCAGTGTGCTGACCGCGAAAACCCATGTGAACAGGGCGATGACGAAGTTCGGTGCGCGCGACCGGTCGCAGCTCGTCGTGGCCGCGTATGAGTGCGGACTGGTGGTGCCGGGGCGGCGTCCGGTGCCGTGA
- a CDS encoding DUF5997 family protein has translation MKPATAAKKLDVYLPATPAEFRDGSITRAELAALQADPPEWLKTLRAEGPHPKNLVAAKLGVSNSALVRNGITEALTTAQINELLAEMPEWLVAERATQVEVRREERRVKSLHEDRRRDREESETAEDSDS, from the coding sequence ATGAAACCGGCAACCGCCGCCAAGAAGCTGGACGTGTACCTGCCGGCAACCCCCGCGGAGTTCCGCGACGGTTCCATCACCCGCGCCGAGCTCGCCGCCCTGCAGGCCGATCCGCCGGAGTGGTTGAAGACCCTTCGCGCCGAGGGACCGCACCCGAAGAACCTGGTCGCGGCCAAGCTCGGCGTCTCCAACTCCGCCCTGGTCCGCAACGGGATCACCGAGGCGCTGACCACCGCGCAGATCAACGAACTGCTGGCCGAGATGCCCGAGTGGCTGGTCGCCGAACGCGCCACCCAGGTGGAGGTCCGTCGCGAGGAGCGTCGCGTCAAGTCCCTGCACGAGGACCGTCGCCGGGACCGCGAGGAATCCGAGACCGCAGAGGACTCCGACTCCTGA
- a CDS encoding LysR substrate-binding domain-containing protein, translating to MVVTTPDRAGDFRASTFRLAYVPGVTPSKWVRIWEERQPDVSLELVALEVAECADAIRQGDVQVAITRLPDALSHGDAGPHHTIELYEETTVVVVPKDHVLTAGDELTLADLADEQFLWPLDKPVTGFDAPAEGVGGSAGRVAPTELGEGVGGSAGRVAPAERSEDAAYRGHPGTAVEHRPETTGDAIELVAAGTGVLLVPQSLARLHHRKDLVFRPVTDAPTGTVGLLWPAPTTELADEFIGIVRGRKATSSRGQSEPAPKRSAKEKAAAKRAAREAAGKIPGKSSRKKPGVRPKRR from the coding sequence TTGGTCGTGACCACACCCGACCGCGCAGGCGATTTTCGGGCTTCGACGTTCCGTCTGGCGTACGTCCCCGGTGTGACCCCGAGCAAGTGGGTCCGCATCTGGGAGGAGCGGCAGCCCGACGTCTCGCTGGAACTCGTGGCCCTCGAGGTCGCCGAGTGCGCGGACGCCATCAGGCAGGGAGACGTGCAGGTGGCGATCACCCGTCTGCCGGACGCCCTGAGCCACGGCGACGCCGGTCCGCACCACACGATCGAGCTCTACGAGGAGACCACCGTCGTCGTGGTCCCCAAGGATCACGTGCTCACCGCGGGTGACGAGCTGACCCTGGCCGACCTCGCCGACGAGCAGTTCCTGTGGCCGCTCGACAAGCCGGTCACCGGCTTCGACGCTCCTGCTGAGGGTGTGGGTGGTTCTGCTGGCCGAGTAGCGCCGACCGAGTTGGGTGAGGGTGTGGGTGGTTCTGCTGGCCGAGTAGCGCCGGCCGAGCGTAGCGAGGACGCCGCGTATCGAGGTCACCCCGGCACCGCCGTCGAGCACCGCCCGGAAACCACCGGCGATGCAATCGAACTCGTGGCCGCCGGCACAGGTGTCCTGCTCGTTCCCCAGTCTCTGGCGCGGTTGCATCACCGCAAGGACCTCGTCTTCCGTCCGGTGACCGACGCGCCGACCGGCACTGTCGGTCTGTTGTGGCCCGCTCCGACCACCGAACTGGCCGACGAGTTCATCGGAATCGTGCGCGGTCGCAAGGCGACTTCGTCGCGGGGACAGTCCGAACCGGCACCGAAACGATCGGCCAAGGAGAAGGCCGCGGCGAAACGAGCCGCGCGCGAGGCGGCGGGCAAGATCCCGGGAAAGAGTTCGCGGAAGAAGCCCGGGGTACGTCCGAAGCGGCGCTGA
- a CDS encoding NADPH-dependent F420 reductase, with translation MHVPRPPLREESTRSSKKRYSMKIGIIGAGFIGGTLTRRLTELGHDVRVSNSRAPETLSELAAETGATAVWADEAARDADLVIVSIPQKNTPDLAAGIVDARKPGAPVIETNNYYPQQRDGKIEAIENGTPESVWVSEHIGAPVYKVFNGIYWKHLLKKGVPAGAEGRIALPVAGDDADGKKIVFGIVDELGFDPVDAGPLAESWRQQPGTPVYGKDFGVDDTLAALKEASPERTPEWRAA, from the coding sequence ATGCACGTACCTCGACCACCGTTGCGCGAAGAGTCCACGAGATCATCGAAGAAGAGGTACAGCATGAAGATCGGGATCATCGGAGCAGGATTCATCGGCGGAACGCTGACCCGTCGGCTCACCGAACTGGGGCATGACGTCCGCGTATCCAATTCACGAGCACCCGAGACGCTTTCGGAGCTGGCCGCGGAGACCGGCGCCACGGCGGTGTGGGCCGACGAGGCCGCCCGGGACGCCGACCTCGTCATCGTGTCCATCCCGCAGAAGAACACCCCTGACCTGGCCGCGGGCATCGTCGACGCACGTAAACCGGGCGCGCCGGTCATCGAGACCAACAACTACTACCCGCAGCAGCGGGACGGGAAGATCGAGGCGATCGAGAACGGTACCCCGGAAAGCGTCTGGGTGTCCGAACACATCGGTGCGCCCGTGTACAAGGTCTTCAACGGGATCTACTGGAAGCACCTGCTCAAGAAGGGTGTCCCCGCCGGAGCCGAAGGTCGGATCGCACTGCCGGTCGCAGGCGACGACGCGGACGGCAAGAAGATCGTGTTCGGCATCGTCGACGAACTCGGTTTCGACCCGGTCGACGCCGGCCCGCTCGCCGAATCTTGGCGCCAGCAGCCGGGAACACCGGTGTACGGCAAGGACTTCGGCGTCGACGACACCCTCGCGGCACTCAAGGAGGCCTCGCCGGAACGAACGCCGGAGTGGCGCGCCGCCTGA
- a CDS encoding endonuclease/exonuclease/phosphatase family protein encodes MTTELTVATWNVMWATRSSARGRRVRNILREVDADLLIVTEGQRDLLPKGGHIVDAGSDWGYDITKSPERRKTMLWSRKPLTDVTTVPSGAGAGRALVAHTDTPLGQVRVLAVCIPWASAHVSTGRRDASNWSEHLECCDHIEVLTAGFDPRIPTIVAGDFNQRLPRVRQPIRVHERLLEVLDRWTLHTAGDVRYGPLIDHIASDLSCINLRTWSGTDDVGRLSDHSGVTCTLVRRDS; translated from the coding sequence GTGACAACCGAACTGACAGTCGCGACGTGGAACGTCATGTGGGCCACCAGATCAAGTGCCCGTGGCCGGCGAGTCCGGAACATACTGCGTGAGGTCGACGCCGATCTGCTGATCGTCACCGAGGGCCAACGCGATCTGCTTCCCAAAGGTGGTCACATCGTCGACGCCGGGTCCGATTGGGGTTACGACATCACCAAGAGCCCGGAGCGTCGCAAGACGATGCTGTGGTCGCGCAAGCCACTCACCGACGTCACCACCGTGCCCAGCGGTGCTGGGGCAGGCCGCGCCCTCGTCGCACACACCGACACACCACTCGGTCAGGTCCGCGTCCTGGCAGTGTGCATCCCCTGGGCGAGTGCTCATGTGAGCACTGGTCGCCGCGACGCGTCGAACTGGTCCGAGCATCTCGAATGCTGCGACCACATCGAGGTGTTGACGGCAGGGTTCGACCCACGGATACCCACCATCGTGGCCGGAGACTTCAACCAGCGGCTACCGCGGGTGCGGCAGCCGATCCGGGTCCATGAGCGCCTCCTGGAAGTGCTGGATCGCTGGACCCTACATACCGCAGGCGACGTCCGGTACGGGCCGCTCATCGATCACATCGCCTCCGACCTGAGCTGCATCAACTTGCGAACCTGGTCCGGCACCGACGACGTGGGAAGGTTGAGCGATCACTCGGGAGTGACATGCACTCTTGTGCGCCGTGACAGTTAG
- a CDS encoding alpha/beta fold hydrolase: protein MIGMWRGMGVGFVVGALICACDTDTQNSDTPGRVDIGDGHHLYLDCRGTGSPTVVLQSGFGNAGDIWSSSESDSLAVHPALAESTRVCAYDRPGSLATTTVRDRVVVDAEEPTPGRSDEVAMPRDPTEVVDELHDLLESAGETGPYVLVGHSMGGPLQALFAATYPSDVAGLVLVDAPMPVLRDSVTPEQWELMAHPQLTPGSYPEGYIAETYSMDELFDEIEGGLRCPRCRWWPSFAG from the coding sequence ATGATCGGTATGTGGCGCGGTATGGGCGTCGGCTTCGTGGTCGGGGCGCTGATCTGTGCCTGCGACACGGACACCCAGAACAGTGACACGCCGGGGCGAGTGGACATCGGCGACGGACACCACCTGTACCTGGACTGTCGCGGAACCGGAAGTCCCACTGTGGTACTGCAATCCGGGTTCGGGAACGCAGGCGACATCTGGAGTTCGAGCGAATCAGATTCTCTGGCAGTGCATCCCGCGCTCGCGGAGTCGACGCGGGTGTGCGCCTACGACCGGCCCGGCTCACTCGCCACCACGACGGTCCGCGACCGCGTGGTCGTCGACGCGGAAGAGCCGACGCCTGGTCGCAGTGACGAGGTCGCGATGCCGCGGGACCCGACTGAGGTGGTCGACGAGCTGCACGACCTGCTCGAGTCGGCCGGTGAAACCGGACCATACGTGTTGGTGGGGCATTCGATGGGAGGGCCGCTCCAGGCGCTGTTCGCGGCCACATACCCGTCTGACGTGGCCGGGCTTGTCCTGGTCGACGCGCCGATGCCGGTGCTGCGCGACAGCGTGACCCCGGAACAGTGGGAGCTGATGGCCCATCCGCAGTTGACGCCTGGCAGCTACCCGGAGGGGTACATCGCCGAAACCTATTCGATGGATGAGCTTTTCGATGAGATCGAGGGTGGCCTCCGCTGCCCCCGGTGCCGGTGGTGGCCCTCGTTCGCGGGGTGA
- a CDS encoding alpha/beta fold hydrolase gives MPDHLPAGMSAADLETLHDAEPRAQAAFVAGLPDAELITVPGTTHYIQTQRPDAVVDAVNRVLSRDDGQA, from the coding sequence TTGCCCGACCATTTGCCGGCCGGCATGTCGGCGGCCGACCTCGAGACCCTGCACGACGCCGAGCCTCGGGCGCAGGCCGCGTTCGTCGCGGGCTTGCCTGATGCAGAACTGATCACTGTCCCGGGGACGACGCATTACATCCAGACGCAACGACCTGACGCGGTCGTCGATGCGGTGAACCGGGTGTTGAGTCGAGACGACGGCCAGGCTTAG
- a CDS encoding tyrosine-type recombinase/integrase, translated as MSRYAPKKRRRAKGEGGLYQRADGMWMAQVLLPDGKYYQRGRKKYADAVAELAAMRKDLANGILPNAGQITVAQWLDYWVDTIAAPRLKPRTLATYRSTIKHQLIPHVGSKKLGKLTPTDVRRMVNHVADAHTTRTAQAAYSVLAKALGDAVKDGKIGNNPCERMDRPQARSEERVPLTVEQARAVLLHVASRDATDAARWSLALLTGARQAEALGLTWDRVDLGVGVIDISWQLARLKLKKGPRPQGDVYPREAFDVPDTFTFTPVHWTACLVPTKTSGSRRLVPLLPPVVAALTELWEQKGNPSQGLVFTRDDGAAIQPRDDTLAWKQLCVQAAVVGKVEDAPDQHAARHTVATLLQEAGVEEATRMAILGHTTTTSHRQYAHTSTDLTRAALGQLEKLLALPDV; from the coding sequence GTGAGCCGATATGCCCCGAAGAAGCGCCGTAGGGCGAAAGGTGAAGGCGGACTGTACCAACGGGCCGACGGCATGTGGATGGCGCAAGTCCTCCTCCCCGACGGCAAGTACTACCAACGTGGACGCAAGAAATACGCCGACGCCGTGGCCGAACTCGCAGCCATGCGGAAAGACCTCGCGAACGGCATCCTCCCCAACGCCGGCCAGATCACCGTCGCCCAGTGGCTGGACTACTGGGTGGACACGATCGCCGCGCCACGCCTGAAACCCCGCACCCTCGCCACCTACCGGTCCACCATCAAACACCAACTCATCCCGCATGTCGGGTCGAAGAAGCTGGGGAAGCTCACCCCCACTGATGTTCGCCGCATGGTCAACCACGTCGCCGACGCACACACCACCCGCACCGCCCAAGCCGCCTACTCAGTGTTGGCGAAAGCGTTGGGGGATGCAGTGAAAGACGGGAAGATCGGCAACAACCCGTGCGAGCGTATGGACCGCCCCCAGGCCCGCTCCGAGGAGCGCGTTCCCCTCACTGTGGAGCAGGCACGGGCAGTGCTTCTGCATGTGGCGTCACGTGACGCAACAGACGCAGCCCGCTGGTCATTGGCCCTACTGACCGGTGCCCGCCAAGCCGAAGCTTTGGGCCTCACCTGGGATCGTGTCGACCTCGGTGTGGGTGTCATTGACATCTCGTGGCAGTTGGCCCGGTTGAAGTTGAAGAAAGGCCCTCGCCCGCAAGGTGACGTGTATCCGCGGGAAGCGTTCGACGTCCCCGACACCTTCACCTTCACCCCGGTGCACTGGACGGCGTGCCTGGTGCCCACGAAGACGTCGGGGTCGCGTCGGCTGGTGCCCTTGCTGCCGCCCGTGGTTGCTGCGCTCACCGAATTGTGGGAGCAGAAGGGCAACCCGTCGCAGGGGTTGGTGTTCACCCGGGACGATGGGGCGGCCATCCAGCCCCGCGACGACACCCTCGCTTGGAAGCAGCTGTGTGTACAAGCCGCGGTAGTGGGGAAGGTGGAGGACGCGCCGGATCAGCACGCCGCCCGCCACACTGTCGCCACCCTCCTGCAGGAGGCCGGCGTGGAGGAAGCCACCCGAATGGCCATCTTGGGGCACACCACCACTACGTCGCACCGGCAGTACGCGCACACCTCCACCGACCTCACCCGCGCCGCCCTCGGGCAACTCGAGAAACTACTCGCGCTTCCCGACGTCTAG